Proteins encoded together in one Salarchaeum sp. JOR-1 window:
- a CDS encoding class I SAM-dependent methyltransferase — protein MRRFSAEYLTDTRRGMWADREALAPLSLHDRERVLDVGCGTGELTRVLAEESPGEVVGADADRELLAHVEAAGRLQADATRLPVRDGAFDLVTCQALLINLPDPVAAVREFARASSDLVAAIEPDNSEVRVESTVPDEAALAESARRTYIEGVETDVTLGRSAADVFDAAGLVDVRTRRHEHVRTVEPPYSPAELESAQRKATASRLADQRPTLEAGGMTSSEYDRLRSAWREMGRSAVTQMQDDSYHRRAVIPFYVTVGRVPNSAED, from the coding sequence GTGCGACGGTTTTCCGCGGAGTACTTGACGGACACGCGGCGGGGGATGTGGGCTGATCGGGAGGCGCTCGCGCCGCTGTCGCTTCACGACCGCGAGCGCGTGCTGGACGTGGGATGTGGGACTGGTGAGCTGACGCGCGTGCTCGCGGAGGAGTCGCCGGGCGAGGTCGTGGGGGCGGACGCGGATCGCGAACTGCTCGCGCACGTCGAGGCGGCCGGTCGGTTGCAGGCGGACGCGACCCGGCTTCCGGTTCGCGACGGCGCGTTCGACCTCGTGACGTGTCAGGCGTTGCTCATCAATCTCCCCGACCCGGTGGCGGCCGTCCGCGAGTTCGCGCGCGCGTCCTCCGACCTCGTCGCGGCAATCGAACCCGATAACAGCGAGGTGCGGGTCGAATCGACCGTTCCGGACGAGGCGGCGCTCGCGGAGTCCGCGCGCCGGACGTACATCGAGGGCGTCGAGACGGACGTGACGCTCGGCCGGAGCGCCGCCGACGTGTTCGACGCCGCCGGTCTCGTGGACGTACGGACGCGGCGGCACGAACACGTCCGAACGGTCGAACCGCCGTACTCGCCCGCAGAGTTGGAGTCCGCGCAGCGGAAAGCGACGGCGAGCCGGCTCGCCGACCAGCGCCCGACGCTCGAAGCCGGTGGGATGACGAGCAGCGAGTACGACCGCCTGCGCTCGGCGTGGCGCGAGATGGGGCGGTCGGCGGTCACTCAGATGCAGGACGACTCCTACCATCGCCGCGCAGTCATTCCCTTCTACGTCACGGTCGGCCGCGTTCCGAACTCCGCGGAGGACTGA
- a CDS encoding serine/threonine-protein kinase RIO2: protein MVQNVAQEVAELEQEDFNLLSGVEHGMRFSEWVAREKLPEFARLTEEEVDYRLNRVEDRGLVERQTIQYEGFRLTFEGYDVLALKSFAERDTVEGFGAPLGVGKESDVFEVQSYKPMALKFHREGYTNFREVNKERDYTSEKEHVSWFYTARKAAEREYEALETLYPDVRVPRPVDQNRHAIVMEKIDGVELNRAKLDTDQAEGVLDLVLQEMALAYTRGFVHADISEYNVFVHESGITLFDWPQSVPTEHENARELLGRDVQNIVSYFQRKYPNAVSEPDVDAVADAVADDSFERIENY, encoded by the coding sequence ATGGTTCAGAACGTCGCCCAGGAGGTCGCGGAACTGGAGCAAGAGGACTTCAACCTCCTTTCGGGCGTGGAACACGGGATGCGCTTCTCGGAGTGGGTGGCGCGCGAGAAGCTCCCGGAGTTCGCGCGACTCACCGAGGAGGAGGTCGACTACCGACTGAACCGCGTCGAGGATCGGGGACTGGTGGAGCGCCAGACAATCCAGTACGAGGGATTCCGATTGACCTTCGAGGGGTACGACGTGCTCGCGCTGAAGTCGTTCGCGGAGCGCGACACCGTCGAGGGATTCGGCGCGCCCCTGGGCGTCGGGAAGGAGTCGGACGTGTTCGAGGTGCAGTCGTACAAGCCGATGGCGTTGAAGTTCCACCGCGAGGGGTACACGAACTTCCGCGAGGTGAACAAGGAGCGCGACTACACGAGCGAGAAGGAACACGTCTCGTGGTTCTACACCGCTCGGAAGGCCGCAGAGCGCGAGTACGAAGCGCTCGAAACCCTGTATCCTGACGTGCGGGTGCCGCGGCCCGTCGACCAGAACCGCCACGCGATCGTGATGGAGAAGATCGACGGGGTGGAGTTGAACCGCGCGAAGCTCGACACCGACCAGGCGGAGGGCGTGCTCGACCTCGTCCTGCAGGAGATGGCGCTCGCGTACACGAGGGGGTTCGTGCACGCGGACATCTCAGAGTACAACGTGTTCGTCCACGAGTCCGGCATCACGCTGTTCGACTGGCCGCAGTCCGTGCCCACGGAGCACGAGAACGCCCGCGAGTTGCTGGGCCGCGACGTTCAGAACATCGTCAGCTACTTCCAGCGAAAGTACCCGAACGCCGTCTCCGAACCGGACGTCGACGCGGTCGCCGACGCGGTCGCGGACGACTCGTTCGAACGCATCGAGAACTACTGA
- a CDS encoding deoxyribonuclease IV, translated as MLRVGAHVSIAGGIDNAVERETGVGGNCGQIFTHSPQVWQDPNIGDDEAAAFRDETTEELDGPWVIHSSYLVNLCTPKDGLREKSIDSMQKEVDAADELGIEYVNVHLGAHTGAGVENGLENAASALDELDIPEGVTVLVESDAGSGTKLGGDFAHLAGVLDRSSQDLDVCLDTAHAFAAGYDLSTPEGVDDTLQAFDDEIGLEHLACVHLNDSKHECGTNKDEHAHIGEGYIGEDGMTAFVNHDAIREVPLVLETPNEDDRGFAWNIEKVRELRDA; from the coding sequence ATGCTCAGAGTAGGCGCACACGTCTCTATCGCCGGCGGGATCGACAACGCCGTCGAACGCGAAACCGGCGTCGGCGGGAACTGCGGCCAGATATTCACGCACTCCCCGCAGGTCTGGCAAGACCCCAACATCGGCGACGACGAAGCGGCCGCGTTCCGCGATGAAACCACCGAGGAACTCGACGGCCCCTGGGTGATTCACTCCTCCTACCTCGTGAACCTCTGCACGCCGAAAGACGGCCTCCGAGAGAAGTCCATCGACTCCATGCAGAAGGAAGTCGACGCCGCGGACGAACTCGGCATCGAGTACGTGAACGTCCACCTCGGGGCGCACACCGGCGCGGGCGTCGAGAACGGACTCGAAAACGCCGCGAGCGCGCTCGATGAACTCGATATTCCCGAAGGCGTCACCGTGCTCGTCGAATCGGATGCCGGGTCGGGAACCAAGCTCGGCGGCGACTTCGCCCATCTCGCGGGCGTCCTCGACCGCTCCAGCCAAGACCTCGACGTGTGTCTCGACACCGCGCACGCGTTCGCCGCTGGCTACGACCTCTCCACGCCCGAGGGCGTCGACGACACGCTTCAGGCGTTCGACGACGAAATCGGGCTCGAACACCTCGCGTGCGTCCACCTCAACGACTCGAAACACGAGTGCGGCACGAACAAGGACGAACACGCCCACATCGGCGAGGGGTACATCGGCGAGGACGGCATGACAGCGTTCGTCAACCACGACGCCATCCGCGAGGTACCCCTCGTCCTCGAAACCCCGAACGAGGACGACCGCGGGTTCGCGTGGAACATCGAGAAAGTGCGGGAATTACGGGACGCGTAA
- a CDS encoding redoxin domain-containing protein, producing the protein MPKSPLAVGADAPAFSAPLVTPDGEVEETALGELLEEKPVLLAFYTNDFSPDCVDEWCSFRDYDWFASGERVQVVGVSRSRTYTHRKFIDYLDLGFPLYSDRDLSIAEAYGVKYRAFKVAARAKRSVFFVDQDGVVRYRWVGEHALDPTRDLPPLDEIQAAIEDVLGPTEEESFGFT; encoded by the coding sequence ATGCCGAAGTCGCCGCTCGCGGTGGGCGCGGACGCACCCGCGTTCAGTGCGCCGCTCGTCACTCCGGACGGAGAGGTGGAGGAGACGGCGCTGGGGGAGTTGCTGGAGGAGAAACCGGTGCTGTTGGCGTTCTACACGAACGACTTCAGTCCCGACTGCGTGGACGAGTGGTGTTCGTTCCGAGACTACGACTGGTTCGCGAGCGGGGAGCGCGTGCAGGTCGTGGGCGTGAGTCGGTCGCGAACGTACACGCACAGGAAGTTCATCGACTACCTCGACCTCGGGTTCCCGCTGTACTCCGACCGCGATCTCAGCATCGCGGAAGCGTACGGCGTGAAGTACCGGGCGTTCAAGGTCGCGGCGCGCGCGAAACGCTCCGTGTTCTTCGTCGACCAGGACGGCGTCGTCCGGTATCGCTGGGTGGGTGAGCACGCGCTCGATCCGACCCGAGATCTGCCGCCGCTGGACGAGATTCAGGCGGCGATCGAAGACGTGCTCGGGCCGACGGAAGAGGAGTCGTTCGGGTTCACGTAG
- a CDS encoding DNA mismatch repair protein produces the protein MRLEDYWGVGPKTAALLDDSLGTEAAVEAIESADSRTLVDAGLSRGRATRILRRANGGDGMDVLATDDARTVYKDLVSLAESYAVTDHAADRVRVLTPLLDRRAVEDRLDRVTAAVDSWRALDDATRTDVLDAFERYDAAGGTDRAAVDAALVLRETGLHDGVFAPLADCDPDALADAADALQYLDGERVTAGADARLDELRDAHADAERLERDTFDVLEEIRGSGVRGTEEFREAFVAYVREQTAIDPSRAREAMGDGAADAADFLAATARALETDLATAVDAREDTVRANLRERVDAAREDVDAAVDAVSDIAFYLSLARFADAFALTRPDIVDTDTLAVVGARNLSLRRNGADVQPVTYGVGDHSTGDAPSGDRVTVLTGANSGGKTTLLETLCQVALLAQMGLPVPADAAEVGLVDALVFHRRHASFNAGVLESTLRSVVPPLSGDRRTLMLVDEFEAITEPGSAADLLHGLVTLTGRQNALGVYVTHLADDLAPLPENARIDGIFAEGLTPDLDLAVDYQPRFDTVGKSTPEFIVSRLVAETNDRDEQAAFRTLADAVGHDAVQRTLADADRTP, from the coding sequence ATGCGACTGGAGGACTACTGGGGCGTCGGCCCGAAGACCGCCGCGCTCCTCGACGACTCGCTCGGCACCGAGGCCGCCGTCGAGGCCATCGAATCCGCGGACAGTCGGACGCTCGTGGACGCCGGTCTCTCCCGGGGCCGCGCGACCCGCATCCTCCGGCGCGCGAACGGCGGCGACGGCATGGACGTGCTCGCGACCGACGACGCCCGCACCGTCTACAAAGACCTCGTCTCGCTCGCGGAATCCTACGCCGTCACCGACCACGCCGCCGACCGCGTCCGCGTCCTCACGCCGCTCCTCGACCGGCGCGCGGTCGAGGACCGACTCGACCGCGTGACCGCCGCCGTCGACTCGTGGCGCGCGCTCGACGACGCCACGCGAACCGACGTGCTGGACGCGTTCGAGCGGTACGACGCCGCGGGCGGCACCGACCGCGCCGCCGTGGACGCCGCGCTCGTCCTCCGGGAGACCGGCCTGCACGACGGCGTGTTCGCGCCGCTCGCGGACTGCGACCCCGACGCGCTCGCGGACGCCGCGGACGCCCTCCAGTACCTCGACGGCGAGCGCGTCACCGCCGGCGCTGACGCCCGCCTCGACGAACTCCGGGACGCCCACGCGGACGCCGAACGCCTCGAACGCGACACGTTCGACGTGCTGGAGGAGATTCGGGGGTCGGGCGTGCGCGGCACCGAGGAGTTCCGGGAGGCGTTCGTCGCGTACGTCCGCGAGCAGACCGCCATCGATCCGTCCCGCGCCCGGGAGGCGATGGGCGACGGCGCGGCCGACGCCGCGGACTTCCTCGCCGCCACCGCCCGCGCCCTCGAAACCGACCTCGCCACGGCGGTCGACGCCCGCGAGGACACGGTGCGCGCGAACCTCCGCGAGCGCGTCGACGCGGCGCGCGAGGACGTTGACGCCGCCGTCGACGCCGTCTCCGACATCGCGTTCTACCTCTCGCTCGCCCGGTTCGCCGACGCGTTCGCCCTCACGCGACCCGACATCGTCGACACCGACACGCTCGCCGTCGTCGGCGCGCGCAACCTCTCCCTCCGCCGGAACGGCGCGGACGTCCAACCGGTCACGTACGGCGTCGGCGACCACTCCACCGGGGACGCGCCGAGCGGCGACCGCGTCACCGTGCTCACGGGCGCGAACTCCGGCGGGAAGACCACGCTCCTCGAAACGCTCTGCCAGGTCGCCTTGCTCGCGCAGATGGGCCTCCCGGTTCCCGCGGACGCCGCCGAAGTCGGCCTGGTGGACGCGCTCGTCTTCCACCGCCGGCACGCCAGTTTCAACGCCGGCGTCCTCGAATCCACGCTGCGGTCCGTCGTCCCGCCGCTCTCCGGCGACCGCCGCACGCTCATGCTCGTCGACGAGTTCGAAGCAATCACCGAACCCGGGAGCGCCGCCGACCTCCTCCACGGCCTCGTCACGCTCACCGGCAGGCAGAACGCGCTCGGCGTCTACGTCACCCACCTCGCGGACGACCTCGCACCCCTCCCCGAGAACGCCCGCATCGACGGCATCTTCGCCGAAGGCCTCACCCCCGACCTCGACCTCGCCGTCGACTACCAGCCCCGCTTCGACACCGTCGGAAAGTCCACGCCCGAGTTCATCGTCTCCCGCCTCGTCGCCGAGACGAACGACCGGGACGAACAGGCCGCGTTCCGCACGCTCGCGGACGCGGTCGGCCACGACGCCGTTCAGCGCACGCTCGCGGACGCCGATCGGACGCCGTAA
- a CDS encoding tRNA-binding protein codes for MSPLDTEVHVGTIESAAAFPETRKPEMVKLTVDLGDDTVQSAAQLGYHHDPDALPGTQVLCALGLGTVNIAGYESEALTLGVPGDDGNPVLVRPAHDVPPGGELY; via the coding sequence ATGTCACCGCTCGACACGGAGGTGCACGTCGGCACCATCGAATCCGCCGCGGCGTTCCCCGAGACGCGGAAACCCGAGATGGTGAAACTCACCGTCGACCTCGGCGACGACACCGTGCAGTCCGCCGCCCAGCTCGGCTACCACCACGACCCCGACGCGCTCCCCGGCACCCAAGTCCTGTGCGCGCTCGGTCTCGGAACCGTGAACATCGCGGGCTACGAGTCGGAAGCGCTCACGCTCGGCGTTCCCGGCGACGACGGCAACCCCGTGCTCGTCCGGCCCGCCCACGACGTGCCGCCCGGCGGCGAACTCTACTGA
- a CDS encoding CNNM domain-containing protein translates to MDWTLLPIVGGVAVLLAVSAFFSSAEIALFSLPIERVRELADTPAGRQLAETREDSHRLLVTLLVGNNVVNIALSSIVTVVLVTYLPPSYAAAAATLTATTLVLVFGEILPKTWGLANAEAWSLRVVGPMRVIEVVLYPLVVFFDALTGALARLAGGETEIEREYVDEK, encoded by the coding sequence ATGGACTGGACACTCCTCCCGATAGTCGGCGGCGTCGCCGTGTTGCTCGCCGTGAGCGCGTTCTTCTCCAGCGCCGAAATCGCACTGTTCTCGCTTCCAATCGAGCGCGTCCGCGAACTCGCGGACACGCCCGCCGGTCGACAGCTCGCGGAGACCCGCGAGGACTCCCACCGCCTCCTCGTCACCCTCCTCGTCGGGAACAACGTCGTCAACATCGCGCTCTCCAGCATCGTCACCGTCGTCCTCGTCACCTACCTCCCGCCGAGCTACGCCGCCGCCGCCGCCACCCTCACGGCCACCACGTTAGTCCTCGTGTTCGGCGAAATCCTCCCGAAAACCTGGGGGCTCGCGAACGCCGAAGCCTGGTCGCTGCGCGTCGTCGGTCCGATGCGCGTCATCGAGGTCGTCCTCTACCCGCTCGTCGTCTTCTTCGACGCGCTCACCGGCGCGCTCGCACGGCTCGCCGGCGGCGAAACCGAAATCGAACGCGAATACGTAGACGAAAAGTAG
- a CDS encoding biotin/lipoate A/B protein ligase family protein: MDLANREWRLITEETWRGPTNMALDEVAARTAAVDGLRTARVYRWGPSTLSLGYNQAPESVNWEFCEDDGITVTRRPTGGGGIYHDYTGDISYTVVAPADELPGDLMDAYHALCRPILDALSRMGIDADYVAESMPEIHRPACYLRELHPAHDIVADGKKISGNAQYRQRDAVIQHGSLSYSLATDRHLGAFSDPPAPETFENRVTSIRELAGITRDEAVSAVEDALADWADADPGAWTDTELVDARDLAAEKYATDAWTRGKTT, from the coding sequence ATGGATCTCGCGAACCGGGAGTGGCGGCTCATCACGGAGGAGACCTGGCGCGGCCCGACGAACATGGCGCTCGACGAGGTCGCCGCACGCACCGCCGCCGTCGACGGACTGCGGACGGCACGCGTCTACCGCTGGGGGCCGAGCACGCTCTCTCTCGGCTACAACCAGGCCCCGGAGAGCGTGAACTGGGAGTTCTGCGAAGACGACGGAATCACCGTCACCCGCCGCCCGACCGGCGGCGGCGGCATCTACCACGACTACACCGGCGACATCTCCTACACCGTGGTCGCGCCCGCGGACGAACTCCCCGGCGACCTCATGGACGCCTACCACGCCCTCTGCCGGCCGATTCTCGACGCGCTCTCCCGCATGGGAATCGACGCCGACTACGTCGCCGAGTCGATGCCGGAGATTCACCGGCCCGCCTGCTACCTCCGCGAACTCCACCCCGCTCACGACATCGTCGCCGACGGGAAGAAGATCAGCGGGAACGCCCAGTACCGCCAGCGCGATGCCGTCATCCAGCACGGCTCGCTCTCCTACTCGCTCGCCACCGACCGCCACCTCGGCGCCTTCAGCGACCCGCCCGCGCCCGAGACGTTCGAGAACCGAGTCACGTCCATCCGCGAGCTCGCGGGGATTACGCGCGACGAAGCCGTCTCAGCCGTCGAGGACGCGCTCGCGGACTGGGCGGACGCCGACCCCGGTGCGTGGACGGACACGGAACTCGTCGACGCCCGCGACCTCGCCGCCGAGAAGTACGCGACTGACGCGTGGACGCGCGGGAAAACTACGTGA
- a CDS encoding 50S ribosomal protein L15e, with translation MARSFYSHIRDAWKQPDEGKLGELQWQRKQEWRDQGAIVRVDNPTRLDKARDLGYKAKQGVVVARVSVRKGTARKKRFKAGRRTKRQGVNRIGRSKNLQRIAEERATRKYRNLRVLNSYWVGEDGSQKWFEVIFLDPEHPAIQNDDDLNWICDDSQEGRAHRGLTAAGTRGRGLSKKGKGTERTRPSVNSGQ, from the coding sequence ATGGCACGAAGTTTCTACTCCCACATCCGGGACGCGTGGAAGCAGCCCGATGAGGGGAAACTCGGCGAACTGCAGTGGCAGCGAAAGCAGGAGTGGCGCGACCAGGGCGCCATCGTCCGCGTGGACAACCCGACTCGCCTCGACAAGGCCCGCGACCTGGGTTACAAGGCGAAGCAGGGCGTCGTCGTCGCCCGCGTTTCGGTGCGCAAGGGGACGGCACGCAAGAAGCGGTTCAAGGCCGGGCGGCGGACGAAGCGCCAGGGCGTGAACCGGATCGGTCGCTCGAAGAACCTCCAGCGCATCGCTGAGGAGCGCGCGACCCGGAAGTACCGGAACCTCCGCGTTCTGAACTCGTACTGGGTGGGTGAGGACGGCAGTCAGAAGTGGTTCGAGGTCATCTTCCTCGACCCCGAGCATCCCGCCATCCAGAACGACGACGACCTGAACTGGATCTGTGACGATTCGCAGGAAGGCCGCGCGCACCGCGGCCTCACCGCCGCCGGCACGCGCGGGCGCGGCCTCTCGAAGAAGGGGAAGGGAACGGAGCGCACGCGTCCGAGCGTGAACTCCGGACAGTAA